A region from the Ammospiza caudacuta isolate bAmmCau1 chromosome 4, bAmmCau1.pri, whole genome shotgun sequence genome encodes:
- the RNF103 gene encoding E3 ubiquitin-protein ligase RNF103: MWVKLCCLLLYFLALFVLARVFEAVAWYESGFLATQLVDPVALSFRKLRTILECRGLGHSGLPEKKDVRELVEKSGDLMEGELYSALKEEEASESVSSTNFSGEMHFYELVEDTKDGIWLVQVIANDRSPLVGKVHWEKMVKKVSRFGIRTGTFNCSSDPRYCKRRGWLKSTLIMSVPQTSTSKGTVMLKEYNGRRIEVEHIFKWITAHAASRIKTIYNSEHLKEEWNKSDQYRVKIYLFANLDQPPAFFSALSVKFTGRVEFIFVNVENWDNKSYMAEIGIYKTPSYILRTPEGIYRYGNNTGEFISLRAMDSFLRSLQPEVNDLFVLSLVLVNLMAWMDLFITQGATIKRFVVLISTLGTYNSLLIISWLPVLGFLQLPYLDSFYEYSLKLFRYSNTTTLASWVRADWMFYSSHPALFLSTYLGHGLLIDYFEKKRRRNNNTDEVNANNLEWLSSLWDWYTSYLFHPIASFQHFPFDSDWDEDPDLFLERLAFPDLWLHPLIPTDYIKHLPMWRFQCLSAHSDEETLETFPDSESDSDSENKEVFSSDRELSEDDELSTCHRCSEGGVDACSCASHSCHHEPWERRARSYSSYSSAGDLEPDWSAWPSDMLHCTECVVCLENFAKGCLLMGLPCGHVFHQNCIMKWLAGGRHCCPVCRWASYKKKQPYTHPQPLPSEPPS; this comes from the exons ATGTGGGTGAAgctgtgctgtttgctgctcTACTTCCTGGCGCTCTTCGTGCTGGCCCGGGTGTTCGAGGCCGTGGCGTGGTACGAGAGCGGCTTCCTCGCCACGCAGCTGGTGGACCCGGTGGCGCTGAGCTTCAGGAAGCTGCGGACCATCCTGGAGTGCCGCGGGCTGGGGCATTCGGGGCTGCCCGAGAAGAAGGATGTGCGGGAGCTGGTGGAGAAGTCAG GAGACCTCATGGAAGGAGAGCTTTATTCAGCTCTCAAGGAGGAAGAGGCCTCTGAATCGGTTTCCAGTACAAACTTCAGTGGTGAAATGCATTTCTATGAGCTTGTAGAAGACACAAAAGATGGGATCTGGCTGGTACAG GTCATAGCAAACGACAGAAGCCCACTGGTGGGTAAAGTCCACTGGGAGAAAATGGTGAAGAAAGTCTCGAGATTCGGCATCCGTACTGGCACTTTTAACTGCTCCAGTGACCCCAG ATACTGCAAGAGGAGGGGTTGGCTGAAATCCACCCTCATTATGTCGGTTCCACAAACCAGCACCTCCAAGGGCACAGTGATGCTGAAGGAATACAACGGGCGCAGGATTGAAGTGGAGCACATCTTCAAATGGATCACAGCCCACGCTGCCTCTCGCATCAAAACCATCTACAACTCTGAGCATTTGAAAGAAGAATGGAACAAAAGTGACCAGTACAGGGTGAAAATTTATCTGTTTGCCAACCTCGACCAGCCTCCGGCCTTCTTCTCTGCACTGAGTGTAAAGTTTACTGGAAGAGTAGAGTTTATTTTTGTCAACGTGGAAAACTGGGACAATAAAAGTTACATGGCAGAAATTGGTATCTACAAGACACCATCGTACATACTGAGGACTCCTGAGGGGATTTACAGGTATGGAAATAACACTGGTGAATTTATATCACTGCGTGCCATGGATTCCTTTTTGCGCTCGTTGCAGCCAGAAGTTAACgatttatttgttttaagtTTAGTTTTGGTTAATCTGATGGCTTGGATGGACCTGTTTATTACACAAGGCGCCACTATAAAGCGTTTTGTGGTTCTTATAAGCACTTTAGGGACGTATAATTCACTATTAATTATTTCCTGGCTACCAGTGTTAGGTTTTTTGCAACTACCCTACTTAGACAGCTTTTATGAGTACAGTTTAAAACTCTTCAGGTACTCAAACACAACTACTTTGGCTTCTTGGGTGAGGGCAGATTGGATGTTCTACTCCTCTCATCCAGCCCTCTTCCTCAGCACGTACCTTGGCCATGGTTTACTAATTGATTACTTTGAGAAGAAGCGAAGGCGCAATAACAACACGGATGAAGTAAATGCCAACAATCTGGAGTGGCTGTCGAGCCTGTGGGACTGGTACACCAGCTACCTGTTTCATCCCATTGCTTCTTTTCAACACTTCCCTTTTGACTCAGACTGGGATGAAGACCCGGATTTGTTCTTGGAGCGGTTGGCCTTCCCTGATCTCTGGCTTCACCCTCTGATACCAACTGATTATATAAAACACTTGCCCATGTGGAGGTTTCAATGCCTCAGCGCCCATTCTGACGAGGAAACGCTGGAAACCTTTCCAGACAGCGAAAGTGACTCTGACAGTGAGAACAAAGAGGTCTTCAGCAGCGACAGAGAGCTCTCGGAGGACGATGAGCTGAGCACGTGTCACAGGTGCAGTGAAGGAGGTGTGGATGCCTGTTCCTGTGCCAGCCACTCTTGTCACCACGAGCCATGGGAGCGCAGAGCCAGGTCCTACAGCTCGTACAGCTCCGCGGGCGACCTGGAGCCAGACTGGTCAGCCTGGCCCTCCGACATGTTGCACTGTACGGAATGTGTGGTGTGTCTAGAAAATTTTGCAAAGGGCTGCCTGCTGATGGGCCTGCCCTGCGGCCACGTGTTCCACCAGAATTGCATCATGAAGTGGCTGGCGGGCGGGCGGCACTGCTGTCCCGTCTGCAGGTGGGCGTCCTACAAGAAAAAGCAGCCATACACACACCCGCAGCCTTTGCCGAGCGAGCCCCCGTCTTAG